A region of the Dermatophagoides farinae isolate YC_2012a chromosome 7, ASM2471394v1, whole genome shotgun sequence genome:
TAGATTTCACAGTGTCTGTTGTGGATAACGACACTTTGGTTATCGATGATCGATCATGATCAGGATTGAATACTTCAAACAGGTAACCATCTGGTGAATTGAGAACGATACATTCAGGATTTTTGTGCATGAATACAAcgtctttttgtttgttgacaTTTTCATACGCTGATTTGGATTCGATGCGAATCGATTGCAAATCATTGCCCAATTTATAATTGCCAATACCATAATTATAGGTCAATTCAAGCACAAAATGTTCATCTTCCGGCCCGTATCCGATCATTGTTTTACTCCATTTCCCATCATATGGTCCATTGCATTGTGCTTCACACATTTCATGGAATTCTTCGTGGCGAAGTACCTTAAacataatgataacaatcaattgaatggtaaaacaaatgataatcatcaatacaaACTGGATACCTTCATGCCGAGTAAATCACggaaaaattgaacattttttgcACGATTACCAATCTTGAGAACATAATGCAGAGCCCGACGGGTCATTTTGCAGAGAtgtaaattaaaattcagaTTCAGAATTAAAattggaatgatgatgatattgtatGGTTTCATCAACAGAACGATCAAATGTTTTGGTAAATTTTACCATTTCCACTATTTCAATCTTATCATGTCTTTATAGCCGTTTATAatggttttttattttaattttgtatCAACTGTTTTTGcgggaaaaattttaatcaactttgatgataatcaataattaattCGAAATATTGacgaaataaataaaaatttaatgatttaatgatttccatttaatttttttcgtcgtcgttgtcgttggtcgtgaaagatgatgatgttgaccTTGAAATGGCAATCTAAATTTAATTACAAACGTCAATGAACAGATCAAATCTATATAATAGAATAGAACGTGATTGAGGGAGATAGTGGAGAAAAATTGTGCTTCGCTGtcttatcaatcaatcaatcaatcagctaatcaataaattataaaattgtgaacaaaatttattatcaactCACActtgatgcaaaaaaaaaaaaagaagaaaccTGGACGATAGTCACTTCTTCGGAAATGAAAGATGGAATGGTTAAAAGTGATATTGATGTTGACAGCTTCCAAGTGTTCAagtgtttaattttttttttatttttagtttCTTCAATCACCAATCACCACCACCTttccatcatgatgatgatgatgcattaTGAAGAAtattaattcatcaacatcaccagCATTGATGTGTGATAAGATCACATAATCATTATAGGAATaatttgtgaaaatttttatttttctttgcaaAATAAATCCAGTTCTTCATGTGACAACGgaatttttcgaatcaaaaatgaGGCTGCAAGCCATATATAAATTGCATTCATGATTCGAAGAGTCAACAAGTTTAACTCAATTTATCTCAATTGGATTCGGATTTCGTCGGAAAAAATGTCGATACAATCTCTACGATCATCGTTGATTACAGTGGCAATCACtggaattattttcatgttacaaattcaattgtcgATCACTGGAAATGttggacaaaaaaatataaatcaaaccAACATCTGTAATAAGAAACAAGTGGATAAATGTGCCATATCGTTGGTACCATTGACCGATCCAGAATTATTGCAAAGACCACCAAAAACATTGGCCGATTTGGATCATTGGTGTCGAAAATTCAAACGATCCGAAAAGTGTGTTCGGCAATATTCCGATCAATGTCTGGCAAGTGAATCACGACGTACATTATCCATAGTGTTGTATAGTATATCTAAAACATTGCGACGTTATTGTGGCCAAACAAAACGCAAACAAGAATTGCTCAATCTATCCCATTGTCTTGATAACGATTTGACAAATGTTTCAAAGGTTTTATTCGAACTATCAGGCGATATGCATGCAATACGTACGATCGAACCGGCTAACATGCGTATTCCACTTTGCTGTTGGTAAGATttctttcaaacaaaatataataacaaaatataacaaaataacaaaataacaaaataacCTGCTCAACTTATCTTTAATGATCTATTAGTGGCTATCAACGACGAAAAGaggtgatgataaatttattgGAACATAAATGTTCAACTTTTGTGGAAATGATGGAAACAATGTTACAAGGATTTACGGGGGATCTATTCAATTATGTTTGTGGCGATTATACCGAAGACTCGGATAAATGTCAATACATTATCGATAAAATTAAACCATGGACCAAACCATTAGAATGGAAAAGTTTTATCCTTCCAGTCGTACAGATTGTCGAAAGTCTTTAAAATGtaaacatgatgattatttatattgtgaaaaaataaaaaaaaattctcagaaaaaaagatggagaagtactattttttttctaaaagggaaaaattgtttcccagatcaaaaattgataatgaatttacATTGACGCAAGCAGATAGAGACAAACTtgtgattgaattcaataatggATACAGGTTTTCTATTCAAGTgcataatgaatgataaattattctCCACATCATTCTCTTTACAGTTCATCTCAtctcatttatatataaggAAACGAGAGATGAGTGCTTCTATATTTCATGTCCCATTTTGTGAATATTCTGATGACCATGGCAATCTATTATCGTTTTGTAGCTGTTATCGCTATTACCATTATTTCTATATCGATAATAGatggacaaacaaataagaaactatcatcatcatcatcatcattgaataagaAAAAGGGTTCATGCGATTCCGAACGTGTGGATAAATGTGCAATCGCAATGGTGCCATTGACCGATCCAGAATTGTTGGAGAACCCACCCAGAAATATGAGCCAAATGAATTATTGGTGTCGAAAGTTTAAACAATCAATAGAATGTGTACGGCAGTATTCACAACAATGTTTACAATCTGAATCACGTCGtgtattttcaatcatgTCATACAGTATTTCGAAAATGGCTAAACGCTACTGTGGCAGCGTAAGGGCTAAAAAGGATCTACTTGAATTCCTTAAATGTGCTGGTAACGATTTACGTAAGTATGCTCAACCATTATTTGATCTATCCGGTGATTTACATTCCATACCGACAATCAAACCGGCCAATCTACGTATCCCATTGTCATGTTGGTAAGTGCAATCGAtatgtaaatgaatgatcggatgatcgtcatcattaattcatGTGAATatttcaccattttcaatgattatcatcataattatgatgatgatgatgatgatatatagcGCATATCAACGACGAAAAGAATCGACATTGTCCTTGATCGATATTAAATGCAGTAATCATATTGAAACGATTGAAAACATATTACAATCAGCAACTGGTGATGTAATAAAACTTGGATGCACTGAATATACAGATGATTCAGATAAATGTGATACAATAATCGGACGATTACCGAAATGGAACAAGCCGCTCGAATGGAAAAGTTTCATCATACCTTCTGTTAAAATAGTGGATAGTCTTCACTAagcatgaatgaatgcatggtgaaaataataataaaaaaaaactttgtttccaataaatattcattcttttgtttgtgtattcCGAAAATGTGCGTCATAATCACCAATGGCATTGTGGATTTCCTTtcgaaaatcaatgaatcaatgaaagtGGTGAGCTGtcttgtgtgtttgtgtgtgtgtttgttattACCCCGACTAACCACTCTTTCCGTTGGTCAGTCCGCATCTCAAAATCTATAAAAGGCAATGGTCATGGctacattttgttttggacataattttttgttgttcaagtTGACGAGATATATCATTTTTACATTTGTTATGTTAACATTAATGTTATCCTCGGCTATCATTGTAGCCGTGCTCAGGATAGATGCAGCAACATATGATTGTGATCACAAAAAAGCTGATCAATGTTCATTGAATCTGATGCCGATAACTAATTCGGAAATTATTCGACGTCCGCCTAAAACGATTGCCCAGTTTAATGTTTATTGTGGTAAGATTCGCCGATATGAACGATGTACCAGGAAATTTGCTGAAAATTGTTTGcaaaaagaatcgaaacaAACGTTATCCATTCTTATGTACGGCATTAGTCGTGTGAATAAACGTTATTGTACGAAAGAAGCGAGAAAAAAAGCACTTATCGATCTTATCCAATGTTCTGGTCCAATAAATTTTCGTCATTATGGAGATCTACTTAGAAATGCATCAGCAGACTTGCATGCAATTCGTGAATATCCGGATGCTAAACTTCGTATTCCGATGGCTTGTTGGTAAtagattgattcatttgatgaatttagtCGAATTTCTCATTCTCATTGATTCTTTAGCCTTTATAGTCAATATACGACTCAAACATTGGAACACGTTGATAAAACCTGTCCAAAATATCGGCAAGAAGTTGATTCCATAATACGAGGCTACAGTGgggattcattcaattttttatgtgGTGATTATGCAGATGAATCTGATAAATGTGATCCGATCATCGAAAAGACACCCAAATGGGATGGAGCAGTGAAATGGAAAAGTATGATCATACCCATGGTTCAAGTGATTGATAGTCTCCATTAAGTGCAAGTAAATTGTCAATCACTcaccaagtttttttcttattatctGATCAtctaaatcattcaatcatgtACAATTTTGTTACAAGTAATGATTAACAATTCACTGATTGATaaactttttatttgttACCAATATGGCCCTACGGTTGAATACCActgtgaatgaatgtgaaaggATGTGATCCACTCTCTCTGGCATATCGAATATCATTGGTTAACTTACTCAATTTTGCTTTGTAATCCGATGCACAATGATGTTGGATAAGAatcgaatttgaaaataaaacaatggaTTCTCTCGACACGGAatgacagacagacagacagacagacagaaagaaagaaagaaaaaagatcaaCATTCCTAGATTAGGCAACCAGATACGCAAAAAGATGATGTGGGCGATGATAGGTTTTCAATTTGTCTTGAGCTCAAAtattctatgtgtgtgtgtgtgtatatgcgTGAGTTAAGAttctatttttaattttattttcaaaaatgaaaataaatatcataACCATTTTTAAGAGTTCGAGTAGGGGCGGATcgatcaacacacacacgccaAAATCctttggatgatgatcagtaACATCGTGgtaatcgtcatcatcagtaCCTATTCGATTTAGATATTTGAAGCGATCGAATCGAATTCTAACAAACAGATATCggttattattcaattgctctatatgtgtgtgtgtggccaTCATTCAATGTGATCTACGTTTTCTGTATATCTGTGTGTTTGGCTCATATTCATGTTTGGATCGAAATTCTCAtccatttgtgtgtgtgtgtgtgcaatgGATCTGTGTTTACATCAATTTCGAACAAAGCCAttaaattcgaatcaaagaTAGGGTGTGTgtaagagaaagaaaaaacaatgaatgaaatgaactgTGAGACAACAAGAAAGTGcaaacaaccacaacaatcaattgaGCAATAACAATCGACTCTagttgttttgattgttgttatttataGAAATCAAACCGTTTCtcgatttcgatgatgaacatgTGCTCGTTTTTGATCCAAGCATAGCATCGACATTCTTCATTGTAAAATTGTTCACGGCCACAAAATTGTTCTCCACTTACAGTCGAAATCACGTATCATCGATGGCtgttgtggtggttgttgtcaACCATCAACCATAATGAAcgattgatcattatttaaaaaaacaacaacaacaatggtcaAACGATCCACAAATCGTGCATCAGCTGCTGGCTGTGGACCGATCGCTGCGGCCGGTAATTCCGGTGTCGGTTCAACAACCGGTAGTCAACGTGGGGCGGCTGCTAGCACTACATGTGGTaaatgttgttattatttccGTCAGGTTGTCACTTTTCTATTCTCGCATATTGGTCTCTGTACGTTGCTCTTGGGCTATGCTCTTGTCGGTGCGTTTACGTTTCAGGCATTAGAATCGGTTCACGAAAAAGAACAACGTATTGAGATGCGGAAATCACGTGATCTACTCAtacaaaaattatcgaatCTGACCAATGAATCGATCATTCTTCGATTCGACAATTGGACCCGAAGAGCCGAAGATATTCTTATCGAATTCGAAAAAGGATTCCTACACGCTGTCAAATACAAAGGTTACGATGGCTATGAAGAATTGAACAAAACCAATTCCCAATGGTCATTCTCTGGTGCACTTCTCTACTCGATTATAGTTATCACCACCATTGGCTATGGTAATGTGGCTCCTAGAACAGGTAAGTAGTCCATTGTTATGTCATTGTTATCGATAAATTGATGTGATTGATTTACCTGTATGTCTAGAATGGGGAAAGGTGGTTACCATCCTGTACGCTATAATTGGGATTCCCTTGATGCTATTCTGTCTATCCAACATAGGTCACATGATGGCCCGTTCGTTTAAATTTATCTACTGGAAATGTTGTTGCTATCTTTGTGTCAAGCCTAAAAAAGAACGTCGACGGCGGCGTCAACGTCAGATACAAAAACATCGACGTCGTCGTgctcgacaacaacaacagcatgcTACCATCCATGAGACCGTTATGGCCATGAATCCATTGTTATTATCGAATGGACCAAACTATCTGGTTGGGCCACAGCAATCATTGTTACAACAACGAATTAGCCGCTCACGATCCTCACAACGATCTGACGGTCGCCAGAGTGAAAAATGTTCCATGCTCAGGAATCAGCAACCACAAGAATCGTTGGCTGCAACTGAAACTCACAATTCATTGTCGAATACATTGCAACTACCAGAACGCACGATGCTTTCTCGATCACTATCGGCTCGTTATCACAATGAATTACGTGCTAGAAAATCACGTGCAGGTAAATTGGCTCAATCATCCAAGTTAGTTCCGGTTCGAAAGACGACCGTCAATATGCCACCAGTCATATGCAATCAGTATGCTTCGTATAGCGATGAACGTTTAGATCGAGCGGTACTAGCGTCCAATTCAATGTCCAAAAGGCCTAGTGTGTTTCGATCCAGTTCAATGGGTGAGTAAGAAATGGCTTTTCCATCAAACTGACCactttttcacatttttcttcttgacTATAATGACAGCCGACAGCGGTACAATGGCAAGATGCcgtcaacagcaacaactcAATGCACAGGTTCGTTTTGGTCAAAAACAACGGCCTACTTCCTTGCAATCACCACAGCCATCCTCATCCATCAGACAATCAACTTCATCATCTAATCTGATGACATCATCCTATCAACAGCCAACACAACAACGATCAATACCATCGTcagacatgatgatgttgatgcaAATGAACCATCATATgagcaccaccaccaccaccacattCCAGCCTACAGGCCAATTGTATAGTTCACACCCGAGGCCATCCCTTTTACCGATGGACATATCGGATCCAAGTGAGGATAAATCACATGATGGATCACACAATGATCTCGATTCTGACATtgacaacgaaaacaaagaGATTCAGGAGAAAAATATACCGATTACAGTATGTTTAGCTTTGGTCATAAGCTATATCTGTGGTGGTGCATGGTTCTTTTCCACATCGGAAGAATGGTCTTTTCTTGACGCATCATACTTTTGTTTCATCACATTGTCGACAATCGGCTTTGGCGATCTAGTACCAGGCCGAACTGTTCTGTCGACACACGAAGATGGTCAAATGACATTGGCCATATGTGCTCTGTATCTGCTGTTTGGTATGGCATTGTTGGCCATGTCGCTTAACCTAGTAAAAGAGAAAGTGCTCGAAACAGTACGTATTGTGGGCGAAAGAATCGGCATTCTAGttagcgatgatgatgatgatgatgatgctgatgacgACATAGATTATGATAGTGAATTGGAACTACCATAAACATGGCACTTTGCACCCATGGCTACTAatggatgattgattgattgtccTGTGTGTTTGCTTATTGCCATTGAAAAGTggaaaatgataaaagaaATCATTAGCAATTTAGCTGTCAAAAGTTCAAGTCGAAAATAATGTCAAGGCGATCGTCTACGATATCCGATTCATCTACTTCGGGCATTTCGATCAATTcctcatcattgtcatcgtcatcatcttcatcatcatcatcaacacaatgTTCAAAGCCTCCACCCATATTCGTGATTTATCAACCAGCACAGCGTTTGGAGCCCTGTCCACGGCGACATCATAATTTGGATACAAAACGTTTGACATTTCGGCAGAATGTACATCTTGCTCGATTACATTACCTTCGACAGAACAATGTA
Encoded here:
- the LOC124496960 gene encoding glyoxalase domain-containing protein 4, whose amino-acid sequence is MKPYNIIIIPILILNLNFNLHLCKMTRRALHYVLKIGNRAKNVQFFRDLLGMKVLRHEEFHEMCEAQCNGPYDGKWSKTMIGYGPEDEHFVLELTYNYGIGNYKLGNDLQSIRIESKSAYENVNKQKDVVFMHKNPECIVLNSPDGYLFEVFNPDHDRSSITKVSLSTTDTVKSKNYWHGLLGMNLLEGNEKSFIASFGDKDARLEMVLTTGNQPVRHEQAYGRIAFACPESELPEIQERMDANKETILTRLISLDTPGKATVEVVILADPDGHEICFVGQKGFEQLSKVDPKGNDLLEEAMAADKSDEWFEKRGTAKEKRE
- the LOC124496962 gene encoding uncharacterized protein LOC124496962, which gives rise to MIRRVNKFNSIYLNWIRISSEKMSIQSLRSSLITVAITGIIFMLQIQLSITGNVGQKNINQTNICNKKQVDKCAISLVPLTDPELLQRPPKTLADLDHWCRKFKRSEKCVRQYSDQCLASESRRTLSIVLYSISKTLRRYCGQTKRKQELLNLSHCLDNDLTNVSKVLFELSGDMHAIRTIEPANMRIPLCCCGYQRRKEVMINLLEHKCSTFVEMMETMLQGFTGDLFNYVCGDYTEDSDKCQYIIDKIKPWTKPLEWKSFILPVVQIVESL
- the LOC124496902 gene encoding uncharacterized protein LOC124496902; translated protein: MSHFVNILMTMAIYYRFVAVIAITIISISIIDGQTNKKLSSSSSSLNKKKGSCDSERVDKCAIAMVPLTDPELLENPPRNMSQMNYWCRKFKQSIECVRQYSQQCLQSESRRVFSIMSYSISKMAKRYCGSVRAKKDLLEFLKCAGNDLRKYAQPLFDLSGDLHSIPTIKPANLRIPLSCCAYQRRKESTLSLIDIKCSNHIETIENILQSATGDVIKLGCTEYTDDSDKCDTIIGRLPKWNKPLEWKSFIIPSVKIVDSLH
- the LOC124496961 gene encoding uncharacterized protein LOC124496961, which produces MVMATFCFGHNFLLFKLTRYIIFTFVMLTLMLSSAIIVAVLRIDAATYDCDHKKADQCSLNLMPITNSEIIRRPPKTIAQFNVYCGKIRRYERCTRKFAENCLQKESKQTLSILMYGISRVNKRYCTKEARKKALIDLIQCSGPINFRHYGDLLRNASADLHAIREYPDAKLRIPMACCLYSQYTTQTLEHVDKTCPKYRQEVDSIIRGYSGDSFNFLCGDYADESDKCDPIIEKTPKWDGAVKWKSMIIPMVQVIDSLH
- the galene gene encoding potassium two pore domain channel subfamily K member galene, translating into MVKRSTNRASAAGCGPIAAAGNSGVGSTTGSQRGAAASTTCGKCCYYFRQVVTFLFSHIGLCTLLLGYALVGAFTFQALESVHEKEQRIEMRKSRDLLIQKLSNLTNESIILRFDNWTRRAEDILIEFEKGFLHAVKYKGYDGYEELNKTNSQWSFSGALLYSIIVITTIGYGNVAPRTEWGKVVTILYAIIGIPLMLFCLSNIGHMMARSFKFIYWKCCCYLCVKPKKERRRRRQRQIQKHRRRRARQQQQHATIHETVMAMNPLLLSNGPNYLVGPQQSLLQQRISRSRSSQRSDGRQSEKCSMLRNQQPQESLAATETHNSLSNTLQLPERTMLSRSLSARYHNELRARKSRAGKLAQSSKLVPVRKTTVNMPPVICNQYASYSDERLDRAVLASNSMSKRPSVFRSSSMADSGTMARCRQQQQLNAQVRFGQKQRPTSLQSPQPSSSIRQSTSSSNLMTSSYQQPTQQRSIPSSDMMMLMQMNHHMSTTTTTTFQPTGQLYSSHPRPSLLPMDISDPSEDKSHDGSHNDLDSDIDNENKEIQEKNIPITVCLALVISYICGGAWFFSTSEEWSFLDASYFCFITLSTIGFGDLVPGRTVLSTHEDGQMTLAICALYLLFGMALLAMSLNLVKEKVLETVRIVGERIGILVSDDDDDDDADDDIDYDSELELP